The region CGGCACCGTTCCCCTGGGCCATACCACGCCCGACCCGGTGGTCCTGCACGAAGCCCTGGCCGGCCTGGCCGGCAGCGGCATCGATCATGCCGCGATGGAGGCCTCGAGCCACGGCCTCGACCAGCGCCGGCTGGACGGGGTGGTCCTGAAGGCCGGGGCCTTCACCAACCTGACCCGCGATCACCTCGACTATCACCACGATCTTCACGCCTACCTGGCGGCCAAGCTGCGGCTGTTCGACACGCTGCTGCCGCTGGGCGCGCCGGCCATCGTCAACCTGGGCGGCGAGGCCGCCAATACCGTCGCCTTGACCGCGCAACGCGCGGGATTGCGCCTGATCACCGTGGGCGGCGAGGGGGCGGACATCGCCCTGCTGCGGCGCCAGCCGACGCTGGCCGGGCAGTCGCTGGCGCTCTCGGTCTTCGGCCGGCGGTTCGAGGTCGAATTGCCCCTGGCCGGCGACTTCCAGGCGTCGAACGCCCTGGTCGCGCTGGGCCTGGTCGTCGCGACGGGCGGGGACATCGCGGCAGCGGTGGCCGCCCTGGCCGGGCTCGAAGGCGTGCCGGGGCGGATGGAACTGGCCGGCATTCACCTGTCGGGGGCGCCGGTCTTCGTCGATTACGCCCACACGCCCGATGCCCTGGCCCGTGTCCTGGGGGCCCTGCGCCCGCATGTCGAGCGGCGCCTGATCGTGGTCTTTGGCTGCGGCGGCGACCGCGATCCCGGCAAGCGGCCGGAAATGGGCCGCATCGCGGCCGATACCGCCGACCGCGTGATCGTCACCGACGACAACCCGCGCAGCGAGGATGCCAAGGCCATCCGCGCCCAGATCCTGGCCGCCAGCCCCGGTGCCGTCGAGATCGGCGACCGTACCGCGGCGATCGCGGCGGCCCTGTCGGACCTGAGCTACGGCGATGTCGTGGTGATCGCCGGCAAGGGCCACGAGCAGGGCCAGATCGTGAAGGACGAGGTTCGCCCCTTCGACGACCGCGCGGTGGTGCGCGCCGCCCTGCGGATCCTCAAAGGCAGCGGGACATGAGCGTGCTGTGGACCGCCCGGGAAATCGCGGCCGCGACCGGCGGCGCCGTGCTGGCTGATTTTCGCGCCAGTGGCGTCGTCTTCGATTCCCGCCGGGTCACCCCCGGCGACCTGTTCGTGGCCCTGGCCGGCAGCCAGGCCGACGGCCATGGCTTCGTTGCCGGCGCGCTGGCGGCCGGCGCGGCGGGGGCCCTGGTCGCGCAGGTGCCGGCCGGCGTCGCGCCCGATGCCCCGCTGGTGCAGGTGCCCGAGACCATGGCCGGCCTCGAAGCGCTGGCCCGCGCCGCCCGCACCCGGGCGGATGTGGTGGCGATCGGCGTCACCGGCAGCGTCGGCAAGACCGGCACCAAGGAAGCGCTGAAGGTGGCGCTGGGCCCGTCCGGCGCCACCCATGCCAGCGTCGGCAGCTTCAACAATCACGTCGGCGTGCCGCTCAGCCTGGCGCGCATGCCCGCCGATACCCGCTTCGGCGTGTTCGAGATGGGCATGAACCATGCCGGCGAACTGACCCCGCTGTCGCGCCTGGTGCGCCCCCACATCGCGGTGGTGACCACGGTCGAGCCGGCGCACATGGCCTTCTTCGATACGGTCGAGGCGATCGCCGACGCCAAGGCGGAAATCTTCGCCGGCGTGCCGGCCGGCGGTGCCGCGATCCTCAACTGCGACAACGCCCATTTCGAGCGCCTGGCCGCGGCGGCACGCGCGCGGGGTGTCCATGTGGTGGGCTTCGGCACCGGCCACGGCGCCCATGTGCAATTGCTCGACATGGTGCTGAAGCCCGATGTCACCGTGGTCGATGCGATGGTCGGCAGCCGCCGCATCACCTACAAGATCGGCGCGCCCGGCCGCCACTGGGCGATGAATTCGCTGGCCGTCATGGCGGCGGTCGAGCTGGCCGGCGCCGACATCACCCTGGCCTCCCTGGCCCTGGCCGACCTGACCCCGCCGGCCGGCCGCGGCCGTCGCAGCGAACTGCGCCTCAAGGGCGGCGGCACGATGCTGCTGGTCGACGAGAGCTATAATGCCAGCCCCGCCTCTATGCGGGCGGCCTTCGCCAACCTGAAAACCGCGCAGCCGGGGCCGCGCGGCCGGCGCATCGCCGTCCTGGGCGACATGCGCGAACTGGGCGCCGACGCCGACGCCCTCCATGCCGGTCTGGCCCCCGATCTGGTGGCCAGCGGCGTCGACCTGGTCTTTGCCTGCGGGCCGCATATGCAGGCCCTTTACCAAGCCCTGCCGACGGGTCTCCAGGGGGCCCACACAACCGACTCGAAGACGCTGGCGCCGATCGTGCGCGACGCCGTTCGTCAAGGAGATGTTGTGATGGTGAAGGGATCTTTGGGCAGTTATATGGCCTCGATCATCGATACACTACTACAGCTTGATTCGGCTGATTCGCCTGTCTGAGGCGATTTCGGCACTCGGGAAGCAACATGCTCTTTAATCTCTTGGCCCCCCTGGCCGACGAGTTCGCGTTCTTCAATCTCTTCCGGTACCTGACCTTCAGGACCGGCGGCGCGACCTTGACTGCGCTCCTGGTCGCCTTCGTGATCGGGCCGCGCCTGATCGCCTGGCTGAAGACCAAGCAGAAGAAGGGCCAGCCCATCCGCGCCGACGGGCCGCAGAGCCATCTCATCACCAAGCAGGGCACGCCGACCATGGGCGGCTTCCTGATCCTGATCGCCCTGGCCGTATCCGTGCTGCTGTGGGCCGACCTGTCGTCGGGCTATGTCTGGGCGGTTCTGGTGGTGACCCTGGGCTTCGGCTTGATCGGCTTTGCCGACGACTACCTCAAGGTCACCAAGGTCAATCCCAAGGGCGTGCCGGGCAAGCTGAAGCTGCTGGTCGAGATCATCTTCGCCACCGGCGCGGTGGTCTGGATCGTCTGGCTGACCACGCCCGAACATGCGACGGCGCTGGCCATCCCCTTCTTCAAGGATCTGCTGGTTCAACTCGGCTGGTTCTTCGTGCCCGTGGCGGTGTTCGTGATCGTCGGCGCCGGCAATGCCGTCAACCTGACAGATGGCCTCGACGGCCTCGCCATCGTGCCGGTGATGATCGCCGCCGCTGCCTTCGGCGTGATCGTCTATCTGGTGGGCAACATCAAATTTGCCGATTACCTGCAAATTCACCATGTCGCCGGTGCCGGCGAGTTGGCGGTGCTTTGCGGTGCCCTGGTCGGGGCGGGCCTGGGCTTCCTGTGGTTCAATGCGCCGCCGGCCATGATCTTCATGGGCGACACCGGCAGCCTGGCCTTGGGCGGTGCGCTGGGCGCCATCGCCGTGGTGGTGAAGCATGAGATCGTGCTGGCCATCATCGGCGGGCTGTTCGTGCTCGAAACCGTGTCGGTGATCGTGCAGGTGGTCTCGTTCAAGATGACGGGCAAGCGGGTCTTCCGCATGGCGCCCCTGCATCATCACTATGAACACAAGGGCTGGTCCGAGCCGACCGTGGTGATCCGCTTCTGGATCATCGCCGTGGTCCTGGCGCTGATCGGCCTGTCCACCTTGAAGTTGAGGTGACGGGCCGATGATCGTCGCCGACAGCTTCCGCAACCAGCGCGTCGCCGTTTTCGGCCTGGCGCGCACCGGTCTTTCAGCGGCCAAGGCCTTGCTGGCCGGCGGCGCGACCGTGGTTGCCTGGGACGACAAGGCGGCCTCGCGCGATGCGGCGGCGGCCGAAGGCGTGCCCCTGGGCGACCTGCGCACGGCCGACTGGTCCGGCATCGCGGCCCTGGTCCTGGCGCCGGGCGTGCCCTTGACCCATCCCGTGCCCCATGACGTGGTGAAGCTGGCGCAGGCGGCGGGCGTGCCCGTGATCGGCGACATGGAACTGTTCGCCCGCTCCAGCCAGCGGGTGGCCGGCACCCAGGTGGTGCTGATCACCGGTACCAACGGCAAGTCCACCACCACCGCCCTGATCGCGCACCTGATCCGCGCCGCCGGCCTGCCCGTCGCGGTCGGCGGGAACTTAGGCACAGCCGTGCTGGACCTGGCGCCGGTGCCCGCGGGCGGCGTCTATGTCTTCGAGATTTCGTCCTACCAGATCGACCTGATCGACACGCTGGTGCCCGATGTCGGCGTC is a window of Oleomonas cavernae DNA encoding:
- a CDS encoding UDP-N-acetylmuramoylalanyl-D-glutamyl-2,6-diaminopimelate--D-alanyl-D-alanine ligase; translation: MSVLWTAREIAAATGGAVLADFRASGVVFDSRRVTPGDLFVALAGSQADGHGFVAGALAAGAAGALVAQVPAGVAPDAPLVQVPETMAGLEALARAARTRADVVAIGVTGSVGKTGTKEALKVALGPSGATHASVGSFNNHVGVPLSLARMPADTRFGVFEMGMNHAGELTPLSRLVRPHIAVVTTVEPAHMAFFDTVEAIADAKAEIFAGVPAGGAAILNCDNAHFERLAAAARARGVHVVGFGTGHGAHVQLLDMVLKPDVTVVDAMVGSRRITYKIGAPGRHWAMNSLAVMAAVELAGADITLASLALADLTPPAGRGRRSELRLKGGGTMLLVDESYNASPASMRAAFANLKTAQPGPRGRRIAVLGDMRELGADADALHAGLAPDLVASGVDLVFACGPHMQALYQALPTGLQGAHTTDSKTLAPIVRDAVRQGDVVMVKGSLGSYMASIIDTLLQLDSADSPV
- a CDS encoding UDP-N-acetylmuramoyl-L-alanyl-D-glutamate--2,6-diaminopimelate ligase is translated as MPNRRLAELITETTVAPALGAIDVSAVTADSRKVVPGALFFALSGAKDDGRRYVADAVAKGAVAIVADPSGVENAGAPVVIVDDPRRALALAAAQLHPAQPGTIVAVTGTNGKTSVAHFTRQLWQATGHAAAALGTLGITTAAGTVPLGHTTPDPVVLHEALAGLAGSGIDHAAMEASSHGLDQRRLDGVVLKAGAFTNLTRDHLDYHHDLHAYLAAKLRLFDTLLPLGAPAIVNLGGEAANTVALTAQRAGLRLITVGGEGADIALLRRQPTLAGQSLALSVFGRRFEVELPLAGDFQASNALVALGLVVATGGDIAAAVAALAGLEGVPGRMELAGIHLSGAPVFVDYAHTPDALARVLGALRPHVERRLIVVFGCGGDRDPGKRPEMGRIAADTADRVIVTDDNPRSEDAKAIRAQILAASPGAVEIGDRTAAIAAALSDLSYGDVVVIAGKGHEQGQIVKDEVRPFDDRAVVRAALRILKGSGT
- the mraY gene encoding phospho-N-acetylmuramoyl-pentapeptide-transferase, which codes for MLFNLLAPLADEFAFFNLFRYLTFRTGGATLTALLVAFVIGPRLIAWLKTKQKKGQPIRADGPQSHLITKQGTPTMGGFLILIALAVSVLLWADLSSGYVWAVLVVTLGFGLIGFADDYLKVTKVNPKGVPGKLKLLVEIIFATGAVVWIVWLTTPEHATALAIPFFKDLLVQLGWFFVPVAVFVIVGAGNAVNLTDGLDGLAIVPVMIAAAAFGVIVYLVGNIKFADYLQIHHVAGAGELAVLCGALVGAGLGFLWFNAPPAMIFMGDTGSLALGGALGAIAVVVKHEIVLAIIGGLFVLETVSVIVQVVSFKMTGKRVFRMAPLHHHYEHKGWSEPTVVIRFWIIAVVLALIGLSTLKLR